The following proteins come from a genomic window of Triticum aestivum cultivar Chinese Spring chromosome 6A, IWGSC CS RefSeq v2.1, whole genome shotgun sequence:
- the LOC123127374 gene encoding uncharacterized protein isoform X2: MAYASFFLPCSSLLEVSLLPPQDAGRSPPSMLSPPLPQAARLYSSARKKNGKGIEEDNAEAQEQERLAILKARNSDDFERFGSFTFSNLKEDFGGRASQRQNKRKKQTNIDILVLSRGA, encoded by the exons ATGGCCTATGCTAGCTT TTTCTTACCCTGTTCCAGTCTGCTGGAAGTGTCTCTGCTGCCTCCCCAAGATGCTGGAAGGTCACCTCCATCGATGCTCTCTCCGCCGCTTCCGCAAGCCGCCAGACTGTACAGTTCTGCAAG GAAAAAGAATGGAAAAGGAATAGAAGAAGACAAtgctgaagcacaagagcaagagagGCTAGCTATACTTAAAGCAAGGAATAGTGATGATTTTGAACGATTTGGGTCCTTTACATTCTCAAATCTAAAAGAAGATTTTGGAGGACGAGCCAGTCAGcgacaaaataaaagaaagaag CAAACAAATATTGATATACTTGTCTTGAGCCGTGGAGCGTGA
- the LOC123127374 gene encoding uncharacterized protein isoform X1 — translation MAYASFSFLPCSSLLEVSLLPPQDAGRSPPSMLSPPLPQAARLYSSARKKNGKGIEEDNAEAQEQERLAILKARNSDDFERFGSFTFSNLKEDFGGRASQRQNKRKKQTNIDILVLSRGA, via the exons ATGGCCTATGCTAGCTT CAGTTTCTTACCCTGTTCCAGTCTGCTGGAAGTGTCTCTGCTGCCTCCCCAAGATGCTGGAAGGTCACCTCCATCGATGCTCTCTCCGCCGCTTCCGCAAGCCGCCAGACTGTACAGTTCTGCAAG GAAAAAGAATGGAAAAGGAATAGAAGAAGACAAtgctgaagcacaagagcaagagagGCTAGCTATACTTAAAGCAAGGAATAGTGATGATTTTGAACGATTTGGGTCCTTTACATTCTCAAATCTAAAAGAAGATTTTGGAGGACGAGCCAGTCAGcgacaaaataaaagaaagaag CAAACAAATATTGATATACTTGTCTTGAGCCGTGGAGCGTGA
- the LOC123127374 gene encoding uncharacterized protein isoform X3 codes for MAYASFSFLPCSSLLEVSLLPPQDAGRSPPSMLSPPLPQAARLYSSARKKNGKGIEEDNAEAQEQERLAILKARNSDDFERFGSFTFSNLKEDFGGRASQRQNKRKKVSQRLTS; via the exons ATGGCCTATGCTAGCTT CAGTTTCTTACCCTGTTCCAGTCTGCTGGAAGTGTCTCTGCTGCCTCCCCAAGATGCTGGAAGGTCACCTCCATCGATGCTCTCTCCGCCGCTTCCGCAAGCCGCCAGACTGTACAGTTCTGCAAG GAAAAAGAATGGAAAAGGAATAGAAGAAGACAAtgctgaagcacaagagcaagagagGCTAGCTATACTTAAAGCAAGGAATAGTGATGATTTTGAACGATTTGGGTCCTTTACATTCTCAAATCTAAAAGAAGATTTTGGAGGACGAGCCAGTCAGcgacaaaataaaagaaagaag
- the LOC123127374 gene encoding uncharacterized protein isoform X4, which produces MAYASFFLPCSSLLEVSLLPPQDAGRSPPSMLSPPLPQAARLYSSARKKNGKGIEEDNAEAQEQERLAILKARNSDDFERFGSFTFSNLKEDFGGRASQRQNKRKKVSQRLTS; this is translated from the exons ATGGCCTATGCTAGCTT TTTCTTACCCTGTTCCAGTCTGCTGGAAGTGTCTCTGCTGCCTCCCCAAGATGCTGGAAGGTCACCTCCATCGATGCTCTCTCCGCCGCTTCCGCAAGCCGCCAGACTGTACAGTTCTGCAAG GAAAAAGAATGGAAAAGGAATAGAAGAAGACAAtgctgaagcacaagagcaagagagGCTAGCTATACTTAAAGCAAGGAATAGTGATGATTTTGAACGATTTGGGTCCTTTACATTCTCAAATCTAAAAGAAGATTTTGGAGGACGAGCCAGTCAGcgacaaaataaaagaaagaag